In Rhodoligotrophos appendicifer, the sequence ACTCATAAGCGTCGAGCAAGACACAATGCCGACGACCGTCATCGGCCTGGCTGTGATCGTCACTCAACAGATTGATCAAGTGGCTTCCCTCTTCTCCCTCGAGACCCGTTTCGAAAACAACCTCGTGGGCTCGGCCATCAAAATTGTGGAGAAACAGCGCCGAGTTGTTACGCCAGTCATAGCGCAATGCGAGGATCGCTGGATCCCCCACGTCGATGACGTGGAACTCCCCCCATCCGATCTCGGGGATCTCGGCCCGCATTCGAACGGCGCGCTCCAGCCAATTCTGCAGCGATTCGGGCTCGCGTCGCTGCTCGGCCGCATTCAGATGCTCATAACCGTAGGGGCCTCCCGAGATCACCGGTGACACGGTGGTCGCCGATTTCGAGAACCCTCCCTGCGGTTCCGAGGACCATTGCATCGGGGTGCGAGCGCAATACCGCTCGGGGAGCGTCAGGTCGTCCCCCATGCCCAGCTCATCGCCGTAGCGCAGCACCGGGGTGCCGGGAAGGGTCAACATCAGACTGTAGGCAAGTCGCAGACGCCGGATATCGCCATCGAGCATCGGGGCCAGTCGCCTGCGAATGCCGCGATCATAGAGCTGCATGTCCGGTTCGGGACCGAAGGCTGCGAACACGGATTGGCGTTGCTCTTCGGTCAGCCGACCCAGATCCAGCTCGTCATGATTGCGCAAAAAATGAGCCCATTGAGCGGTTGGTGGAAGAACGCGGGTTTCCTCCAGGGCCTTAGCCAACGGACGTGTGTCGGCCGCCGCAAGGGCGTAGAAGAGATGCTGATTGACATGGAAGTTGAACATCATCTGCAACCGGTCACCGTCTTCGCCGACATAGGGCAAAGTGGCCTCCGGCGGCACGTTCGCCTCGGCGAGGATGATGGCGTCTCCCTGTCGCCATTGCAGGAACTGACGAAACGCCCTGAGCATATCGAACTGCTCTTTCGGCTTTTCGAGATTGGGGCCCTTCTCGGCAATGACGAAGGGAACCGCATCCATCCGGAACCCGGATACACCGAGCTGAATCCAGAAACCCATGATCTTGAAGATCTCGGCCTGGACGGCGGGGTTGGCCGTGTTCAGGTCCGGCTGAAATTTATAGAAGCGATGAAAGTACCAGGAGCGCGCTGCCTTGTCGTAGGTCCAGGTCGCGTCCTGAACCCCCGGGAAGACCATTCCCTTATGAGCATTGTCCGGCTTCTTCTTCGACCAGACGTACCAATCCCGATATTTGGACTGTGGATCGCTTCGGGCGTCCTGGAACCATGGATGCTGGTCCGAGGTGTGATTGACCACGAGGTCGATGATGACGCGCACGCCATATTGCTTGCATCGATGGGTGAATTCGACGAAATCGCCCAGGGTGCCGAAGCGCGGATCGACATTGTAATAATCGATCACGTCATAGCCATCATCCTTGCCTGGAGAGGGCTGGAAGGGCATCAGCCAGATGGCGGTCACTCCGAGGCCATGGAGATATTCCACACGCCTTGCCAATCCCTGGAAATCACCGACGCCATCGCCGTTGGCGTCCATGAAGGTCTCAACGGACAGACAATAGATCAGGGCATTCTTGTACCAGAGGTCATTTATCATCAGGCGTCCAAGAAAGGGAGAAGTCCAGGCAGCCTTTCGATAACGATCGGCGGCCGCAATCGATCCTTCCTGCCGCAACCCTCGGCGTTCTGGAGCGTTGAGGCAGCACTATGGAAAGGAGCGGAACGTGGCGCGCTTCGGCTATCATGCCTCCCATGAGCAATTCAGTCCTCGGGCCCTGCTCGATTATGCGGTGCTGGCGGAGGCGGCAGGCTTCGACTGCATCATGTCGTCTGACCACTTCCACCCTTGGAGCGAGCGCCAGGGCCAGTCCGGTTTTGCCTGGTCGTGGATGGGCGCTGCAATGCAAGCCACCACGCTGCCCTTCGGACTCATCACGGCGCCGGGATATCGCTATCATCCGGCGATCGTTGCGCAGGCCGCAGCAACGCTGTGCCAGATGTATGAGGATCGGCTGTGGTGGGCGCTGGGAAGCGGGCAGGCCATCAACGAAGCCATTACCGGCATGGCCTGGCCCGACAAGCAGGAGCGGAATGCCCGGCTCGGCGAATGTGTGGAGGTGATCCGCGCGCTGTTTGCCGGCGAGACCGTTACCCATCGCGGCCGGATCGACGTCGTCGAGGCGAAGCTCTATTCATTGCCAAAGCGTCCACCGCTGCTTTTCGGCGGCGCCGTCACGGAAGAAACAGCTGCATGGTTGGGGCATTGGGCTGATGGGCTCATCACGATACAGGCCGAAACGGACAAGCTGCGCCGCATCATCGATGCCTTTCGAAGCAATGGCGGGGACGGGAAACCCTTGTTGCTGCAGGTCGCGCTCTCCTGGGGCCAGACGGATACAGAAGCAGAGGCATCGGCTCTCGACCAGTGGGGACCGCTTGCTGCAGGTGGCGAAGTCAATTGGGACCTGCGAAGGCCCTCCGATTTCGATGTCGCGACCCGCTTCGTCCGGGGAGAGGATATCCGGCGGGGCGTCCTGGTCTCGTCCGATCCGCAACGTCATCAGGCGTGGCTGGCCGCGTTTGTGGAGCTCGGTTTCGAGGAAATCCTGTTGCATCAGGTGGGGCGCAACCAGAAAGCCTTCATCGATCTTTTTGGAGGCCAATTGCTCCCAGAGCTCCGATAACGCGCGCGAAGGCGGGCGTCCGTGAGCGAACTGGTGCACAGCCGACTGATCAACGATCCCTTTCTCGATCCCGGCCTATTCATCGATTTCCGCTTCGGTCGTCAGGCCATGCTCTTCGATCTCGGCGATATCGTTGCACTGGCGGCACGGGAGCTGCTGCGCGTGAGCCATGTGTTCGTCTCGCATCGGCATCTTGATCATTTTTCCGGATTCGACCGGCTGCTCCGCATCAAACTCTCGCGTGCGGGAATGCTGACGCTGATCGGCCCGTCAGGACTTGCCGCAGGCGTCCATCACAAGCTGCAGTCCTACAGCTGGAACCTGCTGGATGAGGAGGCCACGGACTTCGCCATCACCGTGCAAGAATTCGAAGATTGTCGCCTTACGACATCCACAGTGTTCTCAGCTCGACGTGCCTTCCGGCCTGTCGAGCAGGGGCCTCCTTCCCTTCCCCCAAACCGGGTCCTGACGGAGGCCGATTTTCACATTGATGCGGCCACCCTGGATCACGGTCTTCCCTGCCTCGGTTTCGTCCTGCAGGAAAGGCTGCGCGTGAATGTCCGAAGTGATGGTTTGAGCGCCTTGAACTTGGCACCGGGAGCCTGGCTCAACGACGCCAAGACCGCCGTCCGCCAAGGAAGCCCGGATGATCTGCGAATCCCAGTTTCCGACGGCCGCACTCTGCCGCTCGGCTTCTTGAAGGCTGAAGCCTTCCGCATCGGGCGCGGCCAGCGCATCGCCTATGTCACGGACGCCTCCTACACTCCTGCCAATGTGGAGCGCATCCTGTGCCTCGCCGCAGAGGCCAACCATCTCTACATCGAAGCACATTTCCTCGAGGAGGACGCCCAGCTCGCCGCGGAGCGCAAGCACCTGACCGCGCGTCAGGCGGGCAGCCTTGCGCGGCAGGCCGGGGTCCGGCGTCTGACCGTGTTTCACCACTCC encodes:
- a CDS encoding alpha-amylase family protein — translated: MINDLWYKNALIYCLSVETFMDANGDGVGDFQGLARRVEYLHGLGVTAIWLMPFQPSPGKDDGYDVIDYYNVDPRFGTLGDFVEFTHRCKQYGVRVIIDLVVNHTSDQHPWFQDARSDPQSKYRDWYVWSKKKPDNAHKGMVFPGVQDATWTYDKAARSWYFHRFYKFQPDLNTANPAVQAEIFKIMGFWIQLGVSGFRMDAVPFVIAEKGPNLEKPKEQFDMLRAFRQFLQWRQGDAIILAEANVPPEATLPYVGEDGDRLQMMFNFHVNQHLFYALAAADTRPLAKALEETRVLPPTAQWAHFLRNHDELDLGRLTEEQRQSVFAAFGPEPDMQLYDRGIRRRLAPMLDGDIRRLRLAYSLMLTLPGTPVLRYGDELGMGDDLTLPERYCARTPMQWSSEPQGGFSKSATTVSPVISGGPYGYEHLNAAEQRREPESLQNWLERAVRMRAEIPEIGWGEFHVIDVGDPAILALRYDWRNNSALFLHNFDGRAHEVVFETGLEGEEGSHLINLLSDDHSQADDGRRHCVLLDAYEYRWYRVGGLDYLLVRSEF
- a CDS encoding TIGR03885 family FMN-dependent LLM class oxidoreductase, which gives rise to MARFGYHASHEQFSPRALLDYAVLAEAAGFDCIMSSDHFHPWSERQGQSGFAWSWMGAAMQATTLPFGLITAPGYRYHPAIVAQAAATLCQMYEDRLWWALGSGQAINEAITGMAWPDKQERNARLGECVEVIRALFAGETVTHRGRIDVVEAKLYSLPKRPPLLFGGAVTEETAAWLGHWADGLITIQAETDKLRRIIDAFRSNGGDGKPLLLQVALSWGQTDTEAEASALDQWGPLAAGGEVNWDLRRPSDFDVATRFVRGEDIRRGVLVSSDPQRHQAWLAAFVELGFEEILLHQVGRNQKAFIDLFGGQLLPELR
- a CDS encoding ribonuclease Z, with amino-acid sequence MSELVHSRLINDPFLDPGLFIDFRFGRQAMLFDLGDIVALAARELLRVSHVFVSHRHLDHFSGFDRLLRIKLSRAGMLTLIGPSGLAAGVHHKLQSYSWNLLDEEATDFAITVQEFEDCRLTTSTVFSARRAFRPVEQGPPSLPPNRVLTEADFHIDAATLDHGLPCLGFVLQERLRVNVRSDGLSALNLAPGAWLNDAKTAVRQGSPDDLRIPVSDGRTLPLGFLKAEAFRIGRGQRIAYVTDASYTPANVERILCLAAEANHLYIEAHFLEEDAQLAAERKHLTARQAGSLARQAGVRRLTVFHHSPRYSERPDALRLEAESAFKGEI